The following coding sequences lie in one Bacteroidota bacterium genomic window:
- a CDS encoding peptidylprolyl isomerase: MSLLRVPVRLALVAGLLVAALAGLAACERTVVPESYVARVGDRYLSEDELAVAMQARPTGLDSLAARMQVIDQWVTGELLARAARAADLADKPRVERRLQDSERAVLADAYIEALYDERQPALDDSEVQTYFEANQERLRLREPYVRVRYLRFASESEAQTARAALVQAVRSATPDSLWRRVAETYAATPTAAIGLSEAYFPESQLRQRLPDVGAVFRQYAPSQIAPVLELGDQYHVFQVVDRADAGTLPELGWIEEDLRRQMLIDARRQLISREVQALKSEAQASGALDLPD; encoded by the coding sequence GTGTCCTTGCTCCGTGTCCCCGTTCGCCTGGCCCTCGTCGCGGGCCTGCTGGTCGCTGCCCTCGCGGGGCTGGCGGCGTGTGAGCGTACGGTGGTGCCGGAGAGCTACGTCGCGCGCGTCGGCGACCGCTACCTCTCGGAGGACGAACTGGCCGTTGCCATGCAGGCCCGGCCGACGGGGCTCGACAGCCTCGCTGCCCGCATGCAGGTGATCGACCAGTGGGTAACCGGCGAACTGCTCGCGCGCGCGGCCCGTGCGGCTGACCTCGCCGACAAGCCCAGGGTGGAGCGCCGCCTCCAGGACAGCGAGCGCGCCGTCCTCGCCGACGCCTACATCGAGGCGCTCTACGACGAACGCCAGCCCGCCCTCGACGACAGCGAGGTGCAGACCTACTTCGAAGCCAACCAGGAGCGCCTGAGGCTGCGCGAGCCCTACGTCCGCGTCCGCTACCTCCGCTTCGCCAGCGAGAGCGAGGCCCAGACGGCCCGCGCAGCGCTCGTGCAGGCCGTCCGCTCTGCCACACCCGACTCGCTCTGGCGGCGCGTCGCCGAGACCTACGCTGCGACCCCCACCGCGGCCATCGGGCTAAGCGAGGCCTACTTCCCCGAGAGCCAACTGCGCCAGCGTCTCCCTGACGTGGGCGCCGTCTTCCGGCAGTATGCGCCCAGCCAGATCGCGCCCGTCCTCGAACTGGGCGACCAGTACCACGTCTTTCAGGTCGTCGACCGCGCTGACGCGGGCACGCTGCCCGAGTTGGGCTGGATCGAGGAAGACCTGCGCCGCCAGATGCTCATCGACGCGCGCCGCCAGCTGATTTCCCGCGAGGTGCAGGCGCTCAAGAGCGAGGCCCAGGCCTCGGGCGCCCTCGACCTTCCCGACTGA
- a CDS encoding peptidylprolyl isomerase, translating into MLPRRSLWLGLVCAGLFAACGTPRPTTAPVVATVPPPPPVAAEFAGESLSLEDFEGQYARSVGSREDAAADTLGAYEDFLERYVNFRLKVQAARDLGLDDDSSYVAELDDYREQLARPYLLEQEVTERVVQALFDRQQEEVRASHILLRVTPEAAPADTLAAFTKLSAIRDSIVAGADFAALAQAESEDPSAATNQGDLGYFSGGRMIEAFEVQAYTVPVDSVSEVFRTRFGYHILKVTDRRGARGDISARHILIRFGGETAADSAAALQTITELQGRIAGGEDFSTLARQYSEDPGSAENGGDLGFFGTGRMVPPFEQAAFALENPGDVSDIVQTRFGYHLIQLVEVQAPPSYDEAYPELKRLAERLPRTARLREQLAQTYQDQVGFTFDSTLVAEAVAGLPADSVVTRIDQDGFGTYTDSTFATVGDAGFTLGQFKDGLRTARPTGPTLDALLGAMSRYLAEETITIAARDLEDTDADFARIMKEYADGILLFAISEDSVWTVAQTDTTGLEAYFQERQASYQFPERRRVIAYSSRVDSVLARVGEFLDGGVSPMGIQERLATDSMSVRIDTVFVSEPSDTAYDRAFDLEIGARTEVLANRSTRTILVLDGIELPRGKTLQEARAEVLTDYQDDLEAAWVARLRERYDAQTYPDVLADAFAEEKAALPEMATE; encoded by the coding sequence ATGCTTCCTCGACGTTCCCTTTGGCTCGGCCTCGTGTGTGCTGGGCTTTTCGCCGCCTGCGGTACGCCGCGCCCCACCACCGCGCCCGTCGTAGCCACCGTTCCACCCCCGCCGCCCGTCGCCGCCGAGTTCGCGGGCGAGTCGCTCTCGCTCGAAGACTTCGAGGGGCAGTACGCCCGCTCGGTCGGCTCCCGCGAGGACGCCGCCGCGGACACGCTCGGGGCCTACGAGGACTTCCTCGAGCGCTACGTCAACTTCCGCCTCAAGGTGCAGGCCGCGCGTGACCTCGGCCTCGACGACGACTCCAGCTACGTCGCCGAACTCGACGACTACCGCGAGCAACTCGCCCGCCCGTACCTCCTCGAACAGGAGGTCACCGAGCGGGTTGTCCAGGCGCTCTTCGACCGCCAGCAGGAGGAGGTCCGCGCCAGCCACATCCTCCTGCGCGTCACGCCGGAGGCCGCGCCCGCCGACACGCTCGCGGCGTTCACAAAGCTGTCCGCGATCCGCGACTCCATCGTTGCTGGGGCCGATTTCGCCGCGCTCGCGCAGGCCGAGTCCGAGGACCCCTCAGCGGCCACCAACCAGGGCGACCTCGGCTACTTCTCCGGTGGCCGCATGATCGAGGCGTTCGAGGTGCAGGCGTACACGGTGCCCGTTGACAGCGTCTCGGAGGTCTTCCGCACGCGCTTCGGCTACCACATTCTCAAGGTCACCGACCGTCGCGGCGCGCGCGGCGACATCAGCGCCCGCCACATCCTGATCCGCTTCGGTGGCGAGACGGCGGCTGACTCCGCCGCGGCGCTCCAGACGATCACCGAGCTGCAGGGCCGCATCGCGGGCGGCGAGGACTTCTCGACGCTCGCGCGGCAGTACTCGGAGGACCCCGGCTCCGCCGAGAACGGGGGCGACCTCGGCTTCTTCGGCACCGGCCGCATGGTGCCGCCCTTCGAGCAGGCGGCCTTCGCGCTAGAGAACCCGGGCGACGTGTCCGACATCGTCCAGACGCGCTTCGGCTACCACCTCATCCAGCTCGTCGAGGTGCAGGCGCCGCCGTCGTACGACGAGGCCTACCCGGAGCTGAAGCGGCTCGCCGAGCGCCTGCCGCGTACCGCTCGCCTCCGCGAACAGCTCGCCCAAACCTACCAGGACCAGGTCGGCTTCACCTTCGACTCGACGCTCGTGGCCGAGGCCGTCGCGGGCCTCCCGGCGGACTCTGTGGTGACGCGTATTGACCAGGACGGCTTCGGGACCTACACCGACAGCACCTTCGCCACGGTCGGCGACGCAGGCTTCACGCTCGGTCAGTTCAAGGACGGCCTCCGCACCGCGCGCCCGACAGGCCCAACCCTCGACGCGCTGCTCGGCGCGATGAGCCGCTACCTCGCCGAGGAGACGATTACCATCGCCGCGCGCGACCTCGAAGACACCGACGCGGACTTCGCCCGCATCATGAAAGAGTACGCCGACGGCATCCTGCTCTTCGCCATCTCGGAGGACTCCGTGTGGACGGTCGCGCAGACCGACACCACCGGCCTCGAAGCGTACTTCCAGGAGCGTCAGGCGAGCTACCAGTTCCCTGAGCGTCGCCGCGTCATCGCCTACTCCAGCCGCGTCGACTCCGTGCTGGCGCGCGTCGGCGAGTTCCTCGATGGCGGCGTCAGCCCGATGGGCATCCAGGAGCGCCTCGCCACGGACAGCATGAGCGTCCGCATCGACACGGTCTTCGTCTCGGAGCCGAGCGATACCGCCTACGACCGCGCCTTCGACCTGGAGATCGGTGCCCGCACCGAGGTGCTCGCCAACCGTTCGACGCGCACCATCCTCGTGCTCGACGGCATCGAACTGCCCCGTGGCAAGACGCTGCAGGAAGCCCGCGCTGAAGTGCTCACCGACTATCAGGACGACCTCGAAGCAGCCTGGGTGGCTCGCCTCCGCGAGCGCTACGACGCCCAGACCTACCCCGACGTGCTCGCGGATGCCTTCGCCGAGGAGAAAGCCGCGCTGCCCGAGATGGCGACCGAGTAG